ACGTGTTGCGGAAGACGCCGTCGAAGGTGTTACCGAACATCTGTTTTTCGCCGTAAGAGTCGTACTGCGTCGCGACCGTGCCGTCTTCGTCCGAGAGCAGGTCGAACGAGAGGTCATACTCGTCCGCAAAGGAGTCGAGGTCCGACACCGGGTCGTCGCTGATCCCGACGACTGCCGTGTTGGCATCCTCGAACGCCGCCAGCGCGTCGTCGAACTGGCAGGCTTCGGTGGTACAGCCCTCTGTGTTCGCCCGTGGGTAGAAGTAGATCACGAGCCGTTGGCCGTCGAAATCGGCTAATCGGACGGCTTCACCGTGTTGATTCGACAGTTCGAACGCGGGTGCATCGTCGCCAACGTCGAGCATGGGAGTGAGTTCGTGACTGCGGTGGTAGGTGTTGTGGTTCCGAGAGCGCGGCGGGTTGAGCGTTCGCAACGTGCGCTGCTCACAGCAGACGCTCGCAAAAATCACTCTGTCGACTCACAAATACCAGCCCGACTGCTACTCGAGTTGCTCCGCCGCTTCGCGCTCGACGAGCGGTGTTGCGTTGGCCTCGGGCAGCGTTACGACGTCGTCGCTGGCAAGGGTGTATTCGCGGTCGTCGACGCCGAGGATATTGCCGACGTCTTCGGTGATTTTGACGGTGACGCGGTCGACGGCGAGTGTCTCAGTGTTCCGGTCGGAGTCGGGAGCGCCCGTCTCGGCATCGCCTCCCTCGTCAGTCGCTTCCGGGCCGGGAGCCGGCGGGGTACTCGAGTCGGCTGGCGGTTCGGGTGGGTCTGCGGGCGCACCTGCGGACGGGGCGTCGGCATCGCCGAGCGAATCTGCGTTGCCCAACGAGTCTGCGCCGCCCATCACGTCTGCAGGAGAGACGGTGTCTGTCTCTGTCGTGCCAGCCGCCATTCCATCCGACTCAGCCGTCTCGGCCGGCGATTCTGCCGGTGGTGTCGGCGGTTCGGGTTCGGGTTCGGGTTCGGGTTCGGCCGCAGCCCCTGGTTCGGGTGACGGTGGCTCCGGCGCAGGATCCGTTTCGTGCGGTGATATTTCGTCGCCGGCCTGTTCCCTGGAATCGGAACGTGGATTCTGGTCGGCAGCGGACGCTGCCAGCGAGTCGGAGGTGGGATCGTCTGACGAGGTGTCGATCCTCGATCGCTCGTCCGCACCGTCATCGACACCCTCGAGCACATCGAGCACGCGGCTCTTGTTCGAACTGATGCGCTCGACGAGGTCGTCGAACAGATCCGCCTCCTCGGCGGTCAACCCGTCATCGTTGGCCGCCATCCCCGCAGCGGCGAGACTCGCCTGCTTGACGAGTTTGCCCATCCGGCGCTCGTAAATCGCCTCGACGACGTCCTTGGCGGTCTCGATTTCGTCCGTCAACCGCCCCACTTCGGGCGAGGAGAAGGGGTCGTCTACGCGGTCGGCCACGCGTTCTCGCTCGTCCTCGAGTTCGGCGATGTACTCGCCGACCTCCTGGTAGAACGAGGGGCGAAGATTCTGGAGGCTGTCCTTCTTTCGCTCCTTGCTCTGGACCGAGCGGAGTTCGTTCAGATTCATTCTTTCTCCTTCTCAGCGCGCCCGCGTGCCATCAGAAAGACGGCAACGTACTCTGGTAATGACTGGTCACCCTCCGAGACCGTAAAGCTATCTCCTCCGAGTTCGACCTCGCCACCGTCGGTCACGTCGACCGCGATTTCCTGTCCCTCGAACGTCTCGGGGACGGCATCGACCAGCGGGTCGAAGCCCTCGAGTTCGTCGCGCTCGAGGCGGACCGTCTTCAGTCCGCTGCCGCCGTGGAGGGTTCCCGGCAGGCGGATCAGCCGGTTCGTGTCCGTCGTCACCGGTTCGTCGATGGGGGCGTTGTCCTTCTCGACGGCCGTCGACGCGAATCGCTCTGCGAGCTGGGCGACCGCGGTGTGGACCGTGACGTTCCCCGCCTCGAGCTGTTCGCGGTTGTTCCGTGCGGCGTTCAGGGTCGCCGTCGCTTTCCCCTCGCCGATGCCGTCGAACTCCTGGAGGCGCTCGAGTGCGGCCTCGTCCTCGAGTGCGAGCAGGTCGTCGACG
The DNA window shown above is from Natrialba magadii ATCC 43099 and carries:
- the bcp gene encoding thioredoxin-dependent thiol peroxidase; translated protein: MLDVGDDAPAFELSNQHGEAVRLADFDGQRLVIYFYPRANTEGCTTEACQFDDALAAFEDANTAVVGISDDPVSDLDSFADEYDLSFDLLSDEDGTVATQYDSYGEKQMFGNTFDGVFRNTYVVGPDGTIETVYENVSPDGHAERVLESLEGEEST
- a CDS encoding DNA replication complex subunit Gins51 — translated: MNLNELRSVQSKERKKDSLQNLRPSFYQEVGEYIAELEDERERVADRVDDPFSSPEVGRLTDEIETAKDVVEAIYERRMGKLVKQASLAAAGMAANDDGLTAEEADLFDDLVERISSNKSRVLDVLEGVDDGADERSRIDTSSDDPTSDSLAASAADQNPRSDSREQAGDEISPHETDPAPEPPSPEPGAAAEPEPEPEPEPPTPPAESPAETAESDGMAAGTTETDTVSPADVMGGADSLGNADSLGDADAPSAGAPADPPEPPADSSTPPAPGPEATDEGGDAETGAPDSDRNTETLAVDRVTVKITEDVGNILGVDDREYTLASDDVVTLPEANATPLVEREAAEQLE